Proteins encoded together in one Stutzerimonas stutzeri window:
- a CDS encoding lipopolysaccharide biosynthesis protein produces MDKNYRRILRNTGMLYARMLLAMAIGLYSSRVVLNVLGVEDFGIYHVVAGFIALLGFMQGAMTTATQRYFAFDLGQNDGLNLRDLFNTSLQVHAALAVCIVLIAESVGFWFVRSQLNIQPTRLDAALLAYHLSVGAFALNIMTVPLTAMLMANERMGLFATMSMVDVLLKLLVVLILPCLAYDKLSMYAALLLFVALLTFSGYFMITRTVFPAVRMQLYWSGGSFRSMLSFTAWNTWGNLAGAMSEHGNNILLNIFFGPAVNAGRSIASQANGALNNFVTSVQAAVNPQIVKLYAKGSASELNKLILLAAKYNYLILLTLALPVLFNTATLLDLWLVQAPPYAEILLQLTIVASLINSISGPLMTAAQATGYIRLYHTVVGGILLLNVPVSYLLLSYGLPPETVVTVSIALAIISLAVRLYIIAPLIGLSIGSFISDVIIKIGLVSIIASGFAYFINSVTSDSSLALIGRLMITMAIALVIIWFFGLGKTEKKQFAGFLRSLKAR; encoded by the coding sequence ATGGATAAAAACTATAGGCGTATCCTTCGTAATACCGGGATGCTCTACGCCCGCATGTTGTTGGCCATGGCCATTGGCCTATATTCGTCACGAGTTGTATTAAATGTATTGGGAGTTGAAGATTTCGGTATCTACCATGTCGTGGCGGGTTTCATAGCGTTGCTGGGCTTTATGCAGGGAGCCATGACCACCGCTACACAACGCTACTTCGCCTTCGATCTTGGGCAGAACGATGGTCTTAACCTGCGAGACCTTTTCAATACTAGTCTGCAGGTGCATGCAGCGTTGGCCGTTTGTATTGTATTGATTGCCGAAAGCGTAGGCTTCTGGTTCGTCAGGTCCCAGCTGAACATTCAACCGACCAGGCTGGACGCCGCGCTGCTAGCATATCATCTATCGGTGGGAGCCTTCGCCCTTAACATAATGACGGTACCACTCACGGCGATGCTTATGGCGAACGAGCGGATGGGGCTGTTTGCGACGATGAGCATGGTGGATGTACTACTAAAATTGTTGGTGGTATTGATTTTGCCATGCCTGGCATATGACAAATTAAGTATGTACGCTGCTTTGCTGCTATTCGTCGCGCTGCTTACTTTTAGTGGCTATTTTATGATAACTCGTACGGTCTTTCCCGCTGTCCGGATGCAGTTGTATTGGAGTGGCGGCAGCTTTCGAAGCATGCTTTCTTTTACCGCTTGGAATACCTGGGGAAATCTCGCGGGAGCGATGTCGGAGCACGGCAATAATATATTGCTTAATATTTTTTTTGGTCCTGCAGTTAATGCAGGTCGTAGCATAGCTAGCCAGGCAAATGGTGCGTTGAATAATTTCGTGACTAGTGTGCAGGCGGCAGTCAATCCACAGATAGTAAAACTCTATGCAAAGGGCAGTGCTTCTGAGCTAAACAAACTAATATTACTTGCGGCCAAGTATAATTACCTTATTCTTTTGACGCTTGCGCTGCCTGTGCTGTTCAATACCGCGACATTGTTAGATCTCTGGTTGGTGCAAGCCCCTCCTTATGCTGAAATTTTACTTCAGTTAACTATCGTGGCCTCGCTGATTAACTCTATATCAGGTCCATTAATGACCGCTGCTCAAGCAACAGGCTATATTCGCCTATACCATACGGTTGTGGGTGGTATTTTGCTGCTAAATGTTCCCGTTAGCTATTTGTTACTTTCATATGGGTTGCCGCCAGAAACGGTTGTGACAGTGAGCATAGCATTGGCCATAATCTCGCTGGCGGTGCGTCTATATATAATTGCTCCGCTGATCGGTCTGTCAATTGGTTCATTCATATCAGATGTGATAATCAAAATCGGCCTAGTTTCGATCATTGCGAGCGGGTTCGCTTATTTTATTAATTCAGTTACTAGCGACTCATCCCTAGCATTAATTGGTAGGCTAATGATTACCATGGCAATTGCCCTTGTAATAATATGGTTTTTTGGTCTGGGCAAAACTGAGAAAAAACAATTTGCAGGTTTCTTGAGATCGCTAAAGGCACGGTAA
- a CDS encoding MBL fold metallo-hydrolase → MRYPDIEHHGAKDGVTGSCHQLHMDASHSLLVDCGLFQGNETSSDGRTATGRLDIEFSLATVQALVVTHVHIDHVGRIPYLLAAGYKGPIYCSEPSAKLLPIVLEDAFRLGFSRDQNDIERYLRLVEQRLRPLPYQQWLTLQETSQLVARIRLQRTGHVLGSAYVEIDLTYPATGENKRIVFSGDLGAPHAPLLMPPKSPERADILVLESTYGDRLHEDRASRRQRLEAVIEHALQDSTVLIPAFRIGRTRELLDEQEENIHSKTQVSANPPSHVLNERRADGRTDPRTPHARSSLSSGEKRARASGISRNMAVQLETSWPKWPVIFDSPLATRFTAAYRSLKPSWNQDARQRVEAGNDPVASENLIMIDSDADHIAVLNHPVQTARPAIVIACNGMCSGGHIVRGTGTMCSFVGYQAKRTSGYAIRQFGPKGGYVDIRGIRFDIRAKVTSVGGYSAHAGQRGLVEFVTSMHQCRRI, encoded by the coding sequence GTGCGCTATCCAGATATCGAACACCACGGCGCTAAGGATGGCGTAACTGGTTCCTGTCATCAGCTACACATGGACGCGAGCCATAGCTTGCTGGTCGATTGCGGCCTGTTCCAGGGTAACGAGACTTCGAGCGATGGTCGTACTGCTACAGGACGGCTGGATATCGAGTTCTCCTTGGCCACCGTCCAAGCGCTCGTCGTCACCCATGTGCATATCGACCACGTGGGGCGAATTCCTTATCTGCTTGCTGCCGGCTACAAAGGCCCGATCTACTGTAGTGAGCCTTCGGCCAAATTGCTGCCTATCGTCCTTGAAGATGCCTTCAGGCTAGGCTTCAGCCGTGACCAGAACGATATTGAGCGTTACCTCAGGCTGGTCGAACAGCGCTTGCGGCCCTTGCCTTACCAGCAATGGCTCACATTGCAAGAGACCAGCCAGCTCGTGGCGCGTATAAGGTTACAGCGCACTGGCCATGTACTTGGGTCCGCTTACGTAGAAATTGACCTTACATATCCAGCGACCGGCGAGAACAAACGCATCGTTTTCTCCGGTGACCTCGGCGCGCCACACGCGCCACTGCTCATGCCGCCCAAGTCGCCCGAACGGGCAGACATCCTGGTGCTGGAAAGCACCTACGGCGACCGCCTGCATGAAGACCGCGCCAGCCGCCGACAGCGGCTCGAGGCCGTGATCGAACATGCACTGCAAGACAGCACGGTACTGATCCCAGCCTTTAGAATTGGCCGTACCCGAGAGCTTCTGGATGAGCAGGAAGAGAACATTCACAGCAAAACACAGGTCTCAGCGAACCCGCCGTCTCACGTCTTGAACGAGCGTAGAGCGGACGGCAGGACAGACCCTCGCACACCGCACGCTCGGTCCTCCCTCTCGTCCGGGGAGAAGAGGGCTAGGGCAAGCGGCATTAGCCGCAACATGGCCGTCCAATTGGAAACCAGCTGGCCCAAATGGCCCGTTATCTTCGATTCCCCGTTGGCTACCCGCTTCACAGCGGCTTACCGCAGCCTGAAACCTTCCTGGAATCAGGACGCCCGCCAGCGCGTCGAAGCCGGGAACGACCCTGTCGCGTCTGAAAACCTGATCATGATCGACAGCGACGCCGACCATATCGCCGTGCTCAACCACCCTGTCCAAACCGCACGCCCGGCTATCGTCATTGCATGCAACGGCATGTGCTCTGGTGGGCACATCGTTAGAGGCACCGGCACGATGTGCTCGTTTGTCGGTTACCAAGCGAAGAGAACTTCAGGTTATGCCATTCGGCAATTTGGTCCGAAAGGTGGCTATGTTGATATCCGCGGTATCCGTTTCGATATTCGGGCCAAGGTGACCAGCGTTGGCGGTTACTCGGCGCATGCGGGACAGAGAGGTTTGGTGGAATTTGTAACGAGTATGCATCAATGCCGGCGGATATAG
- the ihfB gene encoding integration host factor subunit beta has translation MTKSELIERIVTQQGLLSSKDVELAIKTMLEQMAQALATGERIEIRGFGSFSLHYRAPRIGRNPKTGQSVSLDGKFVPHFKPGKELRDRVNEED, from the coding sequence ATGACCAAGTCGGAGTTGATCGAGCGAATCGTCACCCAGCAGGGGCTGCTTTCATCCAAGGATGTCGAGCTGGCCATCAAGACCATGCTTGAGCAAATGGCTCAGGCCTTGGCCACCGGCGAGAGGATCGAGATCCGCGGCTTCGGCAGTTTCTCCCTGCACTACCGCGCCCCGCGCATCGGCCGCAATCCCAAGACCGGTCAATCCGTCAGCCTCGACGGCAAATTCGTTCCGCATTTCAAGCCTGGAAAGGAGCTGCGGGATCGGGTGAACGAGGAGGACTGA
- a CDS encoding Wzz/FepE/Etk N-terminal domain-containing protein, with translation MNAVTPPQVLASAMSDEIDLIQLFRSLWKQKVLIGGIAGVCTLVGLLYAMLAPRYYTVQSVLRPAAIKDLDELNHLGIYKLSPKQALAQVGATLDSYENRLAFFREHPQLFADLVQPGRTLEQTFEAFNDEAFKLLQPDSKKPEGMSPYVGLQLTYPEALNGVEIVNSFVNFSLANVRKEIAADLETLIGNRLSQLDKKIAAARASYEASKEIKIAKLTEADALKRAELNDELAALRQQLRTRRDNRINQLNEAIRIATSLGISKSTTPSSLGAPEITGQGSVIRTEVNNQQIPLYFMGSEALEAERKALLARRSDDFTEPRIAQIARELKLLEHNRQIEVLKSRENEDLFLKDLAGWREEAAKLRSLQFDAGSLKLVSIDQRAVEPRQPIKPKKTLIVALALVLGGMLGVFVALVRNLRRPVAAI, from the coding sequence GTGAACGCAGTAACTCCTCCACAAGTCCTTGCTTCGGCAATGTCTGATGAAATTGACCTCATCCAACTCTTCCGCTCGTTGTGGAAACAAAAAGTCCTGATTGGCGGCATAGCTGGGGTGTGCACGCTCGTCGGGTTGCTCTACGCCATGCTGGCGCCTCGTTATTACACCGTTCAAAGCGTGCTACGGCCGGCCGCTATCAAAGATCTCGATGAGTTGAATCATCTTGGTATCTACAAGCTGTCGCCGAAACAAGCGCTGGCGCAGGTCGGGGCAACGCTTGACTCGTACGAGAATCGGCTGGCCTTCTTCCGCGAACACCCGCAGCTTTTCGCTGATCTCGTGCAGCCTGGGCGAACACTTGAGCAGACTTTTGAAGCCTTCAACGATGAGGCCTTCAAGTTGCTGCAACCCGATTCAAAGAAGCCCGAGGGGATGTCTCCGTATGTCGGCCTCCAGCTGACCTATCCCGAAGCGCTGAATGGGGTTGAGATCGTCAACAGCTTTGTGAATTTCTCCCTGGCTAATGTCCGCAAGGAGATCGCGGCTGATCTGGAAACCCTAATCGGCAACCGGCTCAGTCAGCTTGATAAAAAGATTGCCGCTGCTCGTGCCAGCTATGAAGCCAGCAAGGAAATCAAGATCGCCAAGCTGACCGAGGCGGATGCGCTCAAGCGTGCAGAGTTGAATGATGAATTGGCAGCCCTGCGCCAGCAGCTCCGGACGCGTCGCGATAACCGCATCAATCAGCTTAACGAAGCGATTCGAATCGCGACTTCGTTGGGTATAAGCAAGTCCACCACGCCTTCCTCCCTTGGGGCGCCTGAGATCACGGGCCAAGGCAGCGTGATCCGTACCGAGGTCAACAACCAGCAGATACCTTTGTATTTTATGGGTAGCGAAGCGCTGGAAGCCGAGCGTAAGGCGCTCTTGGCCCGTCGCTCCGACGACTTTACCGAGCCGCGCATCGCACAGATTGCCAGGGAGCTGAAGCTGCTTGAACACAACCGCCAGATTGAGGTCTTAAAAAGCCGAGAGAATGAGGACCTGTTCCTGAAAGACCTGGCTGGCTGGCGCGAGGAAGCGGCGAAGCTGCGCTCCCTGCAGTTCGATGCTGGTTCGCTCAAGCTGGTTTCTATCGATCAGCGAGCGGTTGAGCCCCGTCAGCCCATCAAGCCCAAGAAGACTTTGATTGTGGCTCTCGCGTTGGTATTGGGCGGCATGCTCGGAGTGTTCGTCGCGCTGGTGCGCAACCTTCGCCGTCCGGTCGCCGCAATCTGA
- a CDS encoding DEAD/DEAH box helicase has protein sequence MTQEIGGFAALGIHSAVLAAISAVGYEEPSPIQAQAIPVILGGHDMIGQAQTGTGKTAAFALPILSKIDPAKREPQALILAPTRELALQVATAFETYSKQMPGVSVVAIYGGAPMGPQLKAIRQGAQVIVATPGRLVDHLSRNSELLSTIRFLVLDEADEMLKLGFMDDLEVIFEAMPESRQSVLFSATLPHSIRAIAEKHLREPQHIKIAAKTQTVARIEQAHLMVHADQKIQAVLRLLEVEDFDALIAFVRTKQATLDLAAALEAKGYKAAALNGDIAQNQRERVIESLKDGRLDIVVATDVAARGIDVPRITHVFNVDMPYDPESYVHRIGRTGRAGREGRALLLVTPRERRMLQVIERVTNQKVAEARLPNAQQVLDARIKKLTSSLAPLVADAEATHGELLDKLVADIGCSPRALAAALLRKATNGQALTLAEVEKEQPLVPTSGPRERSDRPERSGDRERRAPVPLAEGRARCRTPLGARDGIAARNLLGAILNEGGLAREAIGRIQVRDSFSLVELPEDGLDRLLGKLKDTRVGGKQLKLRRYRED, from the coding sequence ATGACCCAGGAAATCGGCGGCTTTGCCGCACTCGGTATTCACTCCGCTGTTCTGGCTGCCATCAGCGCAGTCGGCTACGAAGAACCATCCCCCATCCAGGCCCAGGCGATCCCGGTGATCCTTGGTGGCCACGACATGATCGGCCAGGCCCAGACCGGTACCGGCAAGACCGCCGCATTTGCGCTGCCGATCCTGTCCAAGATCGATCCAGCCAAGCGCGAGCCGCAGGCGCTGATCCTCGCGCCGACCCGCGAACTCGCGCTGCAGGTCGCCACCGCGTTCGAAACCTATTCCAAGCAGATGCCGGGCGTCAGCGTCGTCGCCATCTACGGTGGTGCCCCGATGGGCCCGCAGCTCAAGGCCATCCGCCAGGGCGCGCAGGTTATCGTCGCCACTCCGGGCCGCCTGGTCGACCACCTGAGCCGTAACAGCGAGCTGCTGTCGACCATCCGCTTCCTGGTCCTCGACGAAGCCGACGAGATGCTCAAGCTCGGCTTCATGGACGATCTGGAAGTGATCTTCGAAGCCATGCCGGAAAGCCGCCAGAGCGTGCTGTTCTCCGCCACGCTGCCGCACTCCATCCGTGCCATCGCCGAGAAGCACCTGCGCGAGCCGCAGCACATCAAGATCGCTGCCAAGACCCAGACCGTCGCGCGCATCGAACAGGCGCACCTGATGGTCCACGCCGACCAGAAGATCCAGGCCGTGCTGCGCCTGCTGGAAGTCGAGGATTTCGACGCGCTGATCGCCTTCGTGCGCACCAAGCAGGCCACCCTTGACCTGGCCGCCGCGCTGGAAGCCAAGGGCTACAAGGCCGCTGCGCTGAACGGCGACATCGCGCAGAACCAGCGTGAACGCGTCATCGAATCGCTCAAGGATGGCCGCCTGGATATCGTCGTCGCCACCGACGTCGCCGCCCGTGGTATCGACGTGCCGCGCATCACCCACGTATTCAACGTGGACATGCCGTACGATCCGGAGTCCTACGTGCACCGCATCGGCCGTACCGGCCGTGCCGGTCGCGAAGGTCGCGCGCTGCTGCTGGTCACTCCGCGTGAGCGTCGCATGCTGCAGGTCATCGAACGGGTGACCAACCAGAAGGTCGCCGAAGCCCGCCTGCCCAATGCCCAGCAAGTGCTGGATGCCCGTATCAAGAAGCTGACCAGCAGCCTCGCGCCGCTGGTCGCCGATGCAGAAGCCACTCATGGCGAGTTGCTCGACAAGCTGGTTGCCGACATCGGCTGCAGCCCGCGTGCCCTGGCCGCTGCGTTGCTGCGCAAGGCCACCAATGGTCAGGCGCTGACTCTTGCGGAAGTGGAGAAAGAGCAGCCGCTGGTCCCCACCAGTGGTCCGCGCGAGCGTTCCGATCGTCCGGAGCGCAGTGGCGATCGTGAGCGTCGCGCACCCGTACCCCTGGCCGAAGGCCGCGCCCGCTGCCGTACGCCGCTGGGCGCACGCGACGGTATCGCTGCCCGCAACCTGCTCGGCGCCATCCTCAACGAAGGCGGCCTTGCGCGCGAAGCCATCGGCCGCATCCAGGTGCGTGACAGCTTCAGCCTGGTCGAACTGCCGGAAGATGGCCTCGATCGCCTGCTCGGCAAGCTCAAGGACACCCGCGTCGGCGGCAAGCAGCTCAAGCTGCGCCGTTATCGCGAAGATTGA
- a CDS encoding Wzz/FepE/Etk N-terminal domain-containing protein, which yields MIVQQPTSSNDEIDLIELFRALWRQKILIASITLLVTLLAALYAFLATPYFQARTYLRPVPQSNLDQLNETGIYKLTPEEAINRVAGGLSSYDNRLEFFMNNQELFPNLTERGEQLEQAFAEFNEEAFEMLFPDPKRTENRSAFVGLRLTYPEGVAGASVVNGFVAYVLELERREIAEDVESLVNNRLASLEMNIEAQRANYEASKEAKIASLLEESALKQAQLQDELAALRAELKTRRTNRIQQLTEAISIAESLGIRKPTSPSAMSDLARGGAQVIRTEVNSRETPLYFMGTEALSAERDALASRKSDDFIEPRIAEIHSELAMLENNREVEILREREGEDLYLTNLAELREEAARLKGIKLETDRLRLVRLDQPALDSSKPIKPKKALILALGFVLGGMLGVFAALVRSLANRGRELQAP from the coding sequence ATGATCGTGCAGCAACCCACTTCATCTAACGATGAAATTGACTTGATCGAACTGTTCCGTGCGCTTTGGCGACAGAAGATTCTGATCGCTAGCATCACCCTTCTCGTTACGCTACTGGCGGCCCTGTACGCCTTCCTGGCGACGCCATACTTTCAAGCTCGAACCTACCTTCGTCCAGTGCCGCAGAGCAATCTGGACCAGCTCAATGAAACGGGCATCTACAAGCTCACTCCAGAAGAGGCCATCAATCGTGTGGCAGGCGGTCTGTCGTCTTATGACAACCGTCTGGAGTTCTTCATGAACAATCAGGAGCTGTTTCCGAATCTCACCGAGCGGGGCGAGCAATTGGAGCAGGCATTCGCTGAGTTCAACGAAGAGGCGTTTGAGATGCTGTTCCCTGACCCGAAGCGTACGGAGAACCGCAGCGCGTTCGTGGGGCTGAGACTTACTTACCCCGAGGGTGTCGCCGGCGCTTCGGTAGTTAATGGTTTTGTCGCTTATGTGTTGGAATTGGAGCGCCGCGAAATTGCGGAGGATGTGGAAAGCCTGGTCAATAATCGTCTGGCCAGCCTGGAGATGAATATCGAGGCGCAGCGTGCAAACTATGAAGCCTCCAAGGAGGCGAAGATCGCGTCCCTGCTCGAAGAAAGCGCGCTGAAGCAGGCCCAGCTTCAGGACGAACTCGCCGCTTTGCGCGCTGAACTCAAGACGCGACGTACCAATCGGATCCAACAATTGACGGAGGCGATATCGATAGCCGAGTCGCTGGGTATTCGTAAGCCAACAAGCCCGTCCGCCATGTCCGACTTAGCCAGAGGCGGCGCGCAAGTCATTCGGACGGAGGTTAACAGTCGGGAAACACCGCTGTATTTCATGGGAACAGAAGCGCTGTCCGCAGAGCGTGATGCCCTCGCCAGTCGCAAGTCGGATGACTTCATAGAGCCTCGAATCGCCGAGATCCACTCCGAACTCGCGATGCTAGAAAATAATCGCGAGGTGGAAATTCTCAGAGAGCGAGAGGGTGAAGACCTATACCTGACCAATCTCGCTGAGCTGCGCGAAGAGGCCGCACGCTTGAAGGGAATCAAGCTCGAAACCGATCGGTTGCGGCTTGTTCGCCTGGATCAGCCTGCGCTGGATTCATCCAAGCCAATCAAGCCCAAGAAAGCGCTGATTCTCGCGCTGGGCTTTGTGCTTGGCGGCATGCTTGGCGTATTCGCCGCTTTGGTACGCAGCCTTGCAAATCGCGGCCGCGAGCTGCAAGCCCCATAG